The Kitasatospora albolonga nucleotide sequence GGTCGGTCCGGGTACGGATTCTCGCGATTCTCGCGGTTTTGGTCATCGCAGGCGTCGGCGCCTGGCAACTCCTCCCGTCGGGGGAGGCGAAGACCGACGCGGTCACCGTCGGGACATCGGACGAGGTGACCTCTCTCGACCCGGCCGGTGCGTACGACGCGGGTTCCTGGGCGATCTACAGCAACCTCTACCAGTCGCTGATGACCTTCAAGTCCGGCGCCATCGTGCCGGAACCGGACGCCGCCGAGAGCTGCGCGTTCATCGGGCAGAAGCTCCAGACGTACCAGTGCAAGCTCCGCGACGACCTGAACTTCTCCAACGGCCGGAAGATCACCGCCGAGGACGTCAAGCACTCCTTCGACCGGATGCTGAAGATCAACGCCGACGTCGGTCCGGCGGCGCTCTTCCCGACCCTCGACTCCGTGGTCACCGAGGGCCGCACGATCACGTTCAACCTGTCCGGCAAGGACGCGACCTTCCCGCACAAGCTCGCCACCGGTGCCGGCGCGATCGTCGACTCGACGAAGTACCCGGCGGACAAGCTCCGTACGGGCAACCAGGTCGACGGCTCCGGCCCGTACGTCCTCAAGGCGTACGAGGCGGGCAGCCGCGCCGAGCTGGTGCCGAACCTGCGGTACAAGGGCGCGCTGAAGAAGCTCGGCAAGCCGGTCACCATCCGCTACTTCAAGGGCTCCGAGGAGCTCCTGAGGGCCTGGGACGGCGGAGAGGTGGACGTCAGCCACCGTCAGCTGCCGCCCTCCCGGCTCGCCGAGCTGGACTCCGGCGACCCCGACCTGCGGGTGACCGAGGCGGACAGTGCGGAGATCCGCAACATCATCTTCAACGTCCGTGAGGACTCGCCGTTCGGCAACAAGAAGGTCCGCCAGGCCGTCGCCTCGATCGTCGACCGCGGACCGCTGGTCAGCAAGGTCTACGCGAGCACGGTCGAGCCGCTGTACTCGCTGATCCCCACCGGGTTCATCGGCCACAGCACCCCCTTCTTCGACGCCTACCCCTCGTCCGACCCGAAGCGCGCCGAGAAGCTCCTCCAGGAGGCGGGTGTCGAGACACCGGTCTCCATCAAGTTCGGTTACCGCGCCGACGGCGCGTACACCAAGGAGACCGAGGAGCTGCGGCGCCAGCTGGAGAAGGACGGGCTGTTCAAGGTCTCGGTCAAGGCGGCCGAGTGGAAGGACTACCAGAAGGCGTACGCAGCCGGTGAGTACGACATGTACACCGTCGGCTGGCTCCCCGACTTCCCGGACCCCGACACCTTCAGCCAGCCGCTCGTCGGCACGGACAACGTCCTGCACAGCGGCTACTCCAGCAAGCGCGTCGACAAGCTGATCTCCGCCACCCAGCAGCTCAGCGACCGGGGCCGCACCTCCAACGACTTCAAGGAGATGCAGCGCCTGGTGGGCGAGGACGTCCCGCTGCTGCCGCTGTGGCAGAAGAAGGAGTACGTCGTGGCCAAGTCGGAGGTCGCCGGGTCCCAGTACCTCTCCGACGGCACCGGCCTGTGGCGCCTGTGGGAGCTGGGCCGCATCTGACGGCCCCCGCCCCGCCCCGGCCGGGCCCAGAGGCACGCCGGGGCGGCCGGCCCGGACCTGGCGGCTCAGCCCTTCGGCCGGGACTCCGTCCCGGCCGTCGCGGTCGCGGTCGCCGTCGCACCCGGCATGAACTCCACCAGCAGCGCGTGGACCTGCCGTACGAGCGGTCGCAGCACCCGGAACCGGGAGAGCGCGATCGCGCGTGCGGCGATCGGTGCGGTGCGCTCGACCAGCCGTCGGCTGCGCTCCGCGCCCTCGGAGCGGTCGTACACCCAGAACAGCACCAGCCCCATCTGCATCAGCCAGAGCAACTCGGGCAGCAGCGGGGCCAGTTCGGGATCGCTCTTGGTGGCCGAACCGGCGAGGCTCTCCCGGTGGATGGCGATCGCCGCCTCCCGGGCCGCCACCGACTCCTCGGAGAACGGCGAGAGCGGACTCTCCGGGTCCGCCGCGTTCTTGAAGAACTGGGACGCGAACCGGTGGTACGGCTCCGCCACGTCCAGCCAGACCAGCAGGACGCCCCGGATGCGGCCGGCCAGCTCCGCCTCGCCCGCGAACACGGGCCGGACGGCCGCCGCGTGCTCATCGGCGATGCGGTCGTAGAAGCCCTGGACCAGGTGCTCCTTGGACGAGAAGTAGTAGTAGGCGTTCCCGACGGAGACGCCCGCCTCCTGTGCGATGGCCCGCATCGTCGTCCTGTCGTACCCGCGCTCGGCGAAGAGCCGCAGAGCCGTTTCGAGAATCAGCGTGCGGGTCTGCTCGCTCTTCGCGGCCTTGCCGGACGGGGCGACCTTGCCGGACGGGACGGCCCTGACGGCCTTGGCGGGCTTCTCGGCCCCGTTCTCCTGCACGTTCTTCTCTTCCTTCACCACGGGCCCAAGGTTAACGGGGAACCCACCGCGCCCCGTGCGCCCCTGCTCACCGCCCCGGCGCGGGTGCGGCCCAGGGCCCCGGGGTTCCCGGCGGCGGCGTCCAGCCCTGCGGCGGTACGGGCGGCCGGTTCCGCTCCAGGGCGCTGCGGCGGCGGATGCGGCTGAGGACGTACACATTGCCCAGGTGCATGACGCCGAGCACCAGCAGGACCACGCCCACCTTCACCGAGAGCGCCTCGAACAGCTCCCGGGCGCTCGCGACCCCGTCGGCGCTCTTGAGGTAGAGCGTCACGAACCCGAGGTTGACCAGGTAGAAGCCCACCACCAGCAGGTGGTTGACGGCTTCGGCGAGCTTCTCGTTCCCGTGCAGCACATCGGCGAGGAAGACCCGCCCGTTACGGCTGAGGGTACGGGCGACCCAGACGGTGAGCGCCACGCTGACCAGCAGGTAGACGACGTACGCGACAACAGTGAGGTCCATGCCCCATCCTCCTTTGAACGCGTTCAAAACTACTTGTGGGCATGACTGTAGCCCCCTTCTTGAACATGTTCAAGAAGGGGGCTGCGGGGGGTGCGTTCTACGGGACGTGTTCTACAGGGACTTGGGCGCGGGCTCCGAAGGCTCCGGCCCCTCCACCGGCTCGGCCGATTCCACGGGCTCCGGCGGTTCGGTCAGCGCGTCCGCGATCTCCGCGCGCAGTGCCTCACCGCGCAGCGTCGGTATCTCAGCCAGCATCTCGGCCCACTCCTCGACCGTGCTCTCCACTCCTTCCCGGAAGCCGCGCTCGATCGGCCGCCGGGCGAAGAACAGCCCCACCGCCGCCACCGGCCGCAGCAGCCACCGCCCGCGCACGCTCAGCACGACGGAGACCCGCCAGGAGCCGTCCTCGGCCGGGCGCGGGGTGACCGTGAGGCGGCCCTTGCCCAGCCGGTGCGTCATCCTGCCGCTGACCGGGGGCCGGGCGGCCGGGGGCGCCGAGGGGGGCCGGTCCAGCGCCGCCCACCAGGCGTGCAGGTCGGCCCTGGCGCGCCCCGAGAAGCGGTACAGCGAACCGCCCTTCGGGTTGTGGCCGTCGAGGGAGACCTCCAGCGCCTTCGGGGTGCGGGGCTCGTCCAGCCGTACCCTCACCCGCATGGACATGCCCTCCTCCGTCGCGTGGCTCTCCACCTCGATGGCGCGGGAGGGCCGCCACTCACGCAGGACGCCGGTCTCCAGGGCGGGCTCCCGGCCGGGCTCAGCGGCCTCCGGGGCGCGCTCCCGGCCCGGCTCGGGTATCTCCCCGTACTGCGCCCCCGGTTGCAGATGACGCCCCTTCAGCAGCCGGAAGCCGTAGACGGGGCGCCCGTCGGGGAGCAGGATCGCGCCGTCCCGCTCCCGGGAGGCGTCGATGAGGTCCACCGCATGCCCGACGGCCTCCTCGAACCAGGAGCGGTCCAGGGCGGCGACGGTGACCGTGTGCTCGAAACGTGCCATGACGCGGGCCCGGGGCTCAGGCGCTCATCGAGCGGGCCTGGTTGAGCTGGCCCATCACGGCGGGGAAGGTGTACGGGCCCGCCGCCGGGATCATGGTCGCGTGGTGCCGTCCGCCGCTGGTCACCGTCACCTGGATGAACCCGACGGTCCGCTTCTCCTTCATCAGCAGGAACAGCAGGCCGATCAGGCAGAAGATGGCGAAGACGATCGCCAGCACGACCGCGTGCGTCGGGATCTTCTCCTCGGTGTGCGACATGTCCGTCGCCGTCCAGACGGCACCCTTGAGGGGCAGGGTTCCGGACGGGGTGACGATCGTGTCGCTCATGACGGTGATGTCGCCGATCGACAGCATCGGGACACCGCCCTGAGGGCCACCGCCCTGACCGGGCACGCCCTGCGGTACGGCGAGGTGGTGGCCGGGCATCGTCGGCTGCGCCGGGTTCGGGTAGCCGTAGCCCGGCCCTGGCTGGGTCGCCGACTCGGGCAGCGGCTGCGGATAGCCGTACGCGGGCGTGGCGCCCGCCGCCGGGTACCCGTAACCCGGGCCGTCGGCCATCGTCGGCGGGTGGCCGGGCTGCTGCTGGGGAGGACCCCACTTGTACGCGTCGCCCGCGGACGGATTCGGCTCGCTCATGGGGAACCCCGTTCTCTGCTTCTCAGCACATCGCTTCCGAGCACATCTTCAGCACGTCTTCTTCGGCTCGCACGACCGTACCGCCCGCACCGCGCGGACGCAGCAACAGGCCCCGCCCGCCGCAGCCGTGAGGCTGCGGCGGGCGGGGCCGGGAGACCGCCAGGGGCGGGAGGGTCAGAAGCGACGCGTGATGAGCGCGCGCTTCACCTCCTGGATCGCCTTGGTGACCTCGATGCCACGCGGGCAGGCGTCCGTGCAGTTGAACGTCGTACGGCAACGCCACACGCCGTCACGGTCGTTGAGGATCTCCAGCCGCTGCTCGCCGGCCTCGTCGCGCGAGTCGAAGATGAAGCGGTGCGCGTTGACGATCGCCGCCGGGCCGAAGTACTGGCCGTCGTTCCAGAACACCGGGCACGAGGACGTGCACGCGGCGCACAGGATGCACTTGGTGGTGTCGTCGAACCGCTCGCGGTCCTCGGGAGACTGAAGACGCTCGCGGGTCGGCTCGTTCCCCTTGGTGATGAGGAAGGGCATGACATCGTGGTACGCCTGGAAGAACGGGTCCATGTCGACCACGAGGTCCTTGAGGACCGTGAGGCCCTTGATGGCCTCCACCATGATCGGCTTCTCCGGGTTGATGTCCTTGATCAGCGTCTTGCAGGCGAGCCTGTTCTTGCCGTTGATCCGCATCGCGTCGGAACCGCAGATGCCGTGCGCGCAGGAACGGCGGAACGTCAGGGTTCCGTCGAGCTCCCACTTGATCTTGTGAAGGGCGTCGAGGACACGCTCCTTCGGGTCGATCTCGATCTGGAAGTCCTGCCAGTGGACCTCGTCCGACACCTCGGGGTTGAAGCGGCGGATGCGGAACGTGGCCGTGATGAACGGCGAGTCGGCGAAGCCGGCCTCGGCGTTGCCGGTCTTGTCCAGGGTGGGGGTAGCCATCAGTACTTACGCTCCATCGGCTGGTAGCGGGTCGTGAC carries:
- a CDS encoding succinate dehydrogenase iron-sulfur subunit: MATPTLDKTGNAEAGFADSPFITATFRIRRFNPEVSDEVHWQDFQIEIDPKERVLDALHKIKWELDGTLTFRRSCAHGICGSDAMRINGKNRLACKTLIKDINPEKPIMVEAIKGLTVLKDLVVDMDPFFQAYHDVMPFLITKGNEPTRERLQSPEDRERFDDTTKCILCAACTSSCPVFWNDGQYFGPAAIVNAHRFIFDSRDEAGEQRLEILNDRDGVWRCRTTFNCTDACPRGIEVTKAIQEVKRALITRRF
- a CDS encoding peptide-binding protein, yielding MRSVRVRILAILAVLVIAGVGAWQLLPSGEAKTDAVTVGTSDEVTSLDPAGAYDAGSWAIYSNLYQSLMTFKSGAIVPEPDAAESCAFIGQKLQTYQCKLRDDLNFSNGRKITAEDVKHSFDRMLKINADVGPAALFPTLDSVVTEGRTITFNLSGKDATFPHKLATGAGAIVDSTKYPADKLRTGNQVDGSGPYVLKAYEAGSRAELVPNLRYKGALKKLGKPVTIRYFKGSEELLRAWDGGEVDVSHRQLPPSRLAELDSGDPDLRVTEADSAEIRNIIFNVREDSPFGNKKVRQAVASIVDRGPLVSKVYASTVEPLYSLIPTGFIGHSTPFFDAYPSSDPKRAEKLLQEAGVETPVSIKFGYRADGAYTKETEELRRQLEKDGLFKVSVKAAEWKDYQKAYAAGEYDMYTVGWLPDFPDPDTFSQPLVGTDNVLHSGYSSKRVDKLISATQQLSDRGRTSNDFKEMQRLVGEDVPLLPLWQKKEYVVAKSEVAGSQYLSDGTGLWRLWELGRI
- a CDS encoding TetR family transcriptional regulator yields the protein MVKEEKNVQENGAEKPAKAVRAVPSGKVAPSGKAAKSEQTRTLILETALRLFAERGYDRTTMRAIAQEAGVSVGNAYYYFSSKEHLVQGFYDRIADEHAAAVRPVFAGEAELAGRIRGVLLVWLDVAEPYHRFASQFFKNAADPESPLSPFSEESVAAREAAIAIHRESLAGSATKSDPELAPLLPELLWLMQMGLVLFWVYDRSEGAERSRRLVERTAPIAARAIALSRFRVLRPLVRQVHALLVEFMPGATATATATAGTESRPKG